The window CGCTGGGGTCGGCGCGGTCCTGGTAGTCGGCGACCGTCGTCAGCACGTCCGACAGCGGCAACCGGTCGAGCTGCCCAGTGGTCGTGTAGACGGCGTTCTCGTCGATCCGCTGCGCCGCGGCCAAGGCCGCCCCATCGGCCGCCGACGCGACCGAACGGCGGGCCAGGTACACCGCGGAGACGTCGGTTACCACGATGGCCAGCATCGCCGCGATCATCACGTAACCCAGCGTCAGCATCATGATCGACCCGGCATCGGCCCGCCCACCCGAACGGCGCACCGATGGGCGAACTCGCATCCACGTGGACACAACGGCGCGAACCCCTGTCACCCGTCCATTGTCACGTACGGCGCCCAGTCAGGGACAACCCGCCCAACCAACACGCCACATCCATCATCGAATCCGCGCCACACCTCCTCACGGCCAACGACCTCGCTACCGGTCAGCGCTGGTTACCGGTGCTTCCGACCGGTCGGGCGGCGTGGCCGTGCAGCGGCGCGGCCAGACGGCGGCGCGGCCCGTCAGCGGCGCGGCCCGTCAGCGGCGCGGCCTGACACCTCTGGCGGCGAGCACTCCGCGCGGGTCGACCTCCCACGAGGTCAGCTACTTGCCCAACCGACAATGTCGCCGGTTCCCGTTCTTTGGACGCCAACAGCGATGTGGTTCTCTGGACGTAGGTTCAGGACTCGCCAGGAATCGGACACAGGCAGGCAAGCGCACGGGCGGCCGGCCCGGCGGTGCCGCCATCGGCCAGACGGCCAAGGCCGCCTCGCGGCCGGGATGGGAGACACCGTGCGCAGGCGCGAGGCCGACACGCTACTGCGCTTCGTACGGGTGGCCCGCCCGGTGGCGGCGACGGCCGTCAGCGTGACCACCGCCGACGACGGGGAAGACGGCGGCCGGCGAGCCCAGGCTGACCGGATCGTGCGGCACTGGCGCAACGAACTCGTTCCGCTGGCCGCGTTGCCCGGGGTCGGCGGCCGGTTCACGCAGCCGATCCGCGAGGTGCTCGCCGGCACCGTGCAGGGGCTGCTGGTTCTGTCGCTCGCGCAGCTGTGCGGCGTGACGGACGAGGGTGAGCAGGTCCGGCTCGTCGCCGCCCTGAT of the Pseudofrankia saprophytica genome contains:
- a CDS encoding pilus assembly protein TadG-related protein is translated as MRVRPSVRRSGGRADAGSIMMLTLGYVMIAAMLAIVVTDVSAVYLARRSVASAADGAALAAAQRIDENAVYTTTGQLDRLPLSDVLTTVADYQDRADPSGATVLTGSLLDEDTVEVQGSRVVDLPLVGFLGIGPVTVHAAADAQTIVRQQQVEP